A region of Paenimyroides aestuarii DNA encodes the following proteins:
- the yiaA gene encoding inner membrane protein YiaA: METVKTNNETHKKNEINRNPLKPTPAFIGASWMVLFIGTISYCVGLWNAAMQLNEKGYYFTILLFGLFAVISVQKTVRDKAEGLEVTELYYGLAWFATIASITLLVIGLWNADLLLSEKGFYGVSFILAVYGAIAVQKNTRDAKLIDNLYK, from the coding sequence ATGGAAACAGTTAAAACAAACAATGAAACGCATAAAAAAAACGAAATCAACAGAAATCCTTTAAAACCAACACCTGCATTTATCGGCGCTTCGTGGATGGTACTTTTTATTGGAACCATTTCCTATTGTGTTGGATTGTGGAACGCCGCCATGCAGTTAAACGAAAAGGGCTATTACTTTACCATTTTACTTTTTGGTTTGTTTGCAGTGATATCGGTTCAAAAAACGGTACGCGATAAAGCAGAGGGGTTGGAAGTGACGGAACTTTACTACGGATTGGCGTGGTTTGCAACCATAGCATCAATCACATTGCTCGTAATTGGTTTGTGGAATGCAGATTTATTGCTGAGTGAAAAAGGATTTTACGGCGTATCCTTTATATTGGCGGTTTATGGTGCAATTGCTGTACAGAAAAACACCCGCGACGCTAAATTAATTGATAATCTTTACAAATAA
- a CDS encoding Crp/Fnr family transcriptional regulator encodes MKTADPYRLFETHNLFKKELHLDRNEYLSTSGSIATDIYFIKEGSLKVYVINNGEEQIIRFGYQNNIIVSLDSFLSGKPSDFFIQAIKKSTIQVVAKEDLIAFFNSEPAYLKWWIAILEDLVLQQIEREKDLLIALPIERYERVLKRSPQLFQEIPNKHIANYLRMTPETLSRLKKS; translated from the coding sequence ATGAAAACAGCTGACCCTTATCGCTTATTCGAAACTCATAACTTGTTTAAAAAAGAGCTGCATTTAGATCGCAACGAATATCTATCGACAAGTGGCTCCATTGCAACCGATATTTATTTTATTAAAGAAGGAAGCTTGAAAGTTTATGTGATAAATAACGGCGAAGAACAAATTATACGGTTTGGATATCAAAACAACATCATTGTTTCGCTGGATTCTTTTTTATCAGGAAAACCATCCGATTTTTTCATTCAAGCGATAAAGAAATCTACCATTCAAGTGGTTGCTAAAGAAGATCTTATTGCTTTTTTTAATTCGGAACCCGCTTATTTAAAATGGTGGATTGCTATTTTAGAAGATTTGGTTCTACAACAAATAGAACGCGAAAAGGATTTATTGATTGCATTGCCCATAGAACGATACGAACGCGTTTTAAAACGCAGTCCGCAACTTTTTCAGGAAATTCCCAACAAGCATATTGCAAACTATTTGCGCATGACCCCCGAAACATTATCGCGCTTAAAAAAATCTTGA
- a CDS encoding DinB family protein, translating to MRIATENLIEELIEITTEHLTFAEELLLKSEADLNKRLTNDSWSVLECLEHLNWYGNFYLPEIESRMKASNTKATTAFKSGWLGNYFAQSMLPKEKLNKMKAFKSMNPIHSRLSKNTVTVFIEQQKQLLHLLHAARLVDLNKIKTSISITSLIKLKLGDTFRFVIYHNKRHVVQAKKVLMN from the coding sequence ATGAGAATTGCTACCGAAAACTTAATCGAGGAACTTATTGAAATTACCACGGAACATTTGACATTCGCCGAAGAATTGCTTTTAAAATCCGAGGCCGATTTAAACAAAAGACTTACAAATGACAGTTGGAGTGTTTTAGAATGCTTGGAACATTTGAATTGGTACGGGAATTTTTATTTACCTGAAATTGAAAGTCGTATGAAGGCATCAAACACAAAAGCTACAACAGCCTTTAAAAGCGGCTGGCTGGGAAATTATTTTGCACAAAGCATGCTACCCAAAGAAAAGTTGAATAAAATGAAAGCGTTTAAGTCTATGAACCCTATTCACAGTCGTTTGTCAAAAAACACCGTTACAGTTTTTATAGAGCAACAAAAACAGTTGCTACATTTGTTGCATGCAGCGAGATTAGTGGATTTGAATAAAATCAAAACCAGTATCAGTATCACATCTCTTATAAAACTAAAGTTGGGCGATACGTTTCGGTTTGTTATTTATCACAATAAAAGGCATGTGGTGCAAGCGAAAAAAGTGCTTATGAATTAA